The Streptomyces laurentii region TGCCGGACCGGAATGTCCCGCCATGGCAGGGCCGCGAGCCGGCTGTAAGCGGTCGGCTGGTTGGTCTTGATCACGGCGATGTAGTGGGCCTTCTTGGACTCGACCAGCCATGAGATGTTCGCCCTGACCGAGTGCAGGGCGTCGAAGGTGACGACGGCGCCGGCCAGGTCCAGCGGCGCCGGCAGCGGCCGGAAGTGCGTGCAGGGCAGGCATGATCAAGAGCGGTGCGAATCGGTCAAGTACTTAAGTCCCTGCCGATCACGGAGAACGGTCCGGGAGGATGGCATGCGATGGACATGACTTCTCCGCGCCCGGCAGGCCCGCCGGACGGGTACGGGCCCTTCGCGCATCTCACCGCCCCGAACGTGCTGCTCTACCGCTCGGTGATGCGCGCCTTCCTCGTGGCCAAGGAGCGGTTCGCCGTACACCTGCGGCCCGAGGACGTGTACGCCGCGCTGCCCGCCGCCGTACGGCCCGGTGAGTTGGAGGGGGTCGTCGGAGCCCTGGACAAGCTGGTCGAGTGGGGGAACCTGCGCGCCGACCCGGACACCGGGCGGGTCACGGCCGTCGAGGACTTCTACCGCAAGCGTTACATCTACCAGCTCACCCGGGAGGGTGAGGCGGCCGAGGAGGCCCTGTCCGCCTACGACGAGGCGCTCGGGCGTCGGGGTGCGCTCCAGGCCGTCGCGCTGCACGACATCGTCACCCAGCTCCGCGCCCTCCTCGTGCTGGCGGCCGAGGAGGCACCGGATCCGGCCAAGACGCATCTCGCGCTGGACGGGCTCGCCAGTCGGTTCGGGGCGCTCGCCGACAACGCGCGGGCCTTCATGGGGTCCCTGCAGCGGACCATCGACCTCCACGACGTGGGGGAGGAGGTCTTCCTCGCCTACAAGGACCAGCTCATCCAGTACCTGGAACGGTTCATCCAGGACCTCATCACCCTCGGCGGCCGCATCGCCCGGCTGATCCTGGAGCTGGAGGAGGGCGGGAGGATCGACCTCCTGCTGCGCGCCGCTGCCGCCCGCGAGGCCGCCGACGCCACGCCGCAGGAGGCCACGTACGCCGAGCAGGCCGCCTACGAGCGGTGGGCCGGCCGGTGGGCCGGGCTGGCGGCCTGGTTCCTCAGCCGGGACGGCCGGGAATCGCAGGCCCGGCTGCTGCGCGGCCGCGCGCTCGGGGCCGTACCCCAGCTGCTGGCCGTCGTACGGTCGCTGAACGAGCGGCGGGCAGGGCGTTCCGACCGGTCCGCCGACTTCCGTACGCTCGCCCGCTGGTTCGCCGAGGCCCCCGACGACGAGTCCCGGCACCGGCTGTGGCGCACCGCCTTCGGGCTGTACCCGGCCCGGCACCTCACGGTGGACGCCGAGACCCTGGCCGCCCGTGCCGCGCGCCCCGATCCCGCGTCCACACCATGGGCCGACGCCGAGCCGCTGCGCATCAGCCCGCAGCTGCGCCGCACCGGCAGCTACGAGCGGCGCGGCAAGCCCCGCAAGGTGGAGGACCGGCAGGAAGCGCGCCGCAGGCTCGCCGAGGTGGCCGTCAAGCAGGCCGCGGAGATCGCGGCCGCGCGGGCCCGGCTCGTCACCGACGGCGTCACCCGGCTGTCCGGGCTCGGGGAGCTCGACCCCGTCAGCTTCCGGCTCTTCCTCCAGCTCCTCGGGGACGCCCTGGCCACCTGGCGGCCCGGTATGACGCACACGGTGGCCACCAGCAACGACGGGTCCATGGAGATCCGACTCACCGCCTTGGCCGATGGATCCGCGGCGGAGGTCCTCACTCCGGGCGGCATCTTCCGAGGCCCTGACCACACCATCGAGATCATCGATCTGGCGGAAGGAGACGACGGACTGTGAGTACTCCGCTCGCCGAAGTGCTGGACGGGCAGCACGCCGCAGAACTGCGCAAGGCCGCCCGCGCTCTGCTGAAGCAGCCTCTGCTGCTCGCCGGTGGCGCGTACGCCGACGAGTTCCGTCTCGTCCGGCGGCACGCCTCCGACCTGCGCGAGTGGTTCGACCGCAACACCGGCTGGTCTCTCCAGGTCGACGCCGAGACCGCCCGGCTGGGCAAGATCCCGGCCCACCTCGCCGATGCCACCCACTCCGCCCGCGAGGCCACGCGCAGCGCCGCCCCCTTCACCCGCCGCCGGTACGTCCTGCTCTGCCTCGCCCTCGCCGCCCTCGAACGCGGCGAGGCGCAGATCGCGCTCGGCCGCCTCGCCGACCAGGTCGTCCTCGACGCCGCTGATCCGCAGCTGGCCGCGACGGGCATCCAGTTCACCCTTGACCGCCGCGACGAGCGCCTCGACCTCGCCGCCGTCGTACGCCTCCTGCTCGGCCTCGGAGTGCTGCGGCGCGTCGCCGGCGACGAAGAGGCGTACGTCAGCGGCGCCGGAGACGTCCTGTACGACGTCGAACGGCGGGTGCTCGCCGGGCTGCTCGCGACCCGACGCGGCCCGTCCACCATCCGGGCCGCCACCCTGGACGAGCGGCTCGTCGGGCTCACCGCCGAAACGGCCCTCGACAGCGACGAGCTCCGGTTCCGCGCGATGCGCCGCTCGCTGACCCGCCGACTGCTGGACGACCCCGTGCTCTACTACGACGAGCTGACCGACGCCGAGCTGGGCTACCTCACCCGCCAGCGCGGATTCCTCACCGCACGCATCACCGAACTGACGGGCCTGGTGGCCGAGGTCAGGGCCGAAGGCATCGCCATGGTCGACCCCGACGACGACCTCACCGACCTCCGCATGCCGGAATCCGGCACCCACGGTCACGTCACCCTGTTGCTGGCCGAGTACCTCACGAGGGCCGAAGGACCGGTCGTCTCCACGGCAGACCTTGAGCGCCGAGTCGCCGGACTGGCCGCCGAACACGGAGGCTTCTGGGCCAAGTCGGCCCGCGAGCCGGGAGCCGAGGGTGAGCTCGTGGAGCAGGCCGTCAGCCGGCTCGCAGCCCTGGGCCTGGTCGCCCGTACTCCTGACGGGGTGGTGCCGCGCCCGGCGCTCGCCCGGTACGCGGTCGGCGAGACCGTCGTACTCGAACCACGCACAGTCGGCACCGCTCAGGTG contains the following coding sequences:
- a CDS encoding hypothetical protein (Protein of unknown function (DUF2397); pfam09660;~identified by MetaGeneAnnotator; putative;~predicted protein [Streptomyces ghanaensis ATCC14672]), giving the protein MDMTSPRPAGPPDGYGPFAHLTAPNVLLYRSVMRAFLVAKERFAVHLRPEDVYAALPAAVRPGELEGVVGALDKLVEWGNLRADPDTGRVTAVEDFYRKRYIYQLTREGEAAEEALSAYDEALGRRGALQAVALHDIVTQLRALLVLAAEEAPDPAKTHLALDGLASRFGALADNARAFMGSLQRTIDLHDVGEEVFLAYKDQLIQYLERFIQDLITLGGRIARLILELEEGGRIDLLLRAAAAREAADATPQEATYAEQAAYERWAGRWAGLAAWFLSRDGRESQARLLRGRALGAVPQLLAVVRSLNERRAGRSDRSADFRTLARWFAEAPDDESRHRLWRTAFGLYPARHLTVDAETLAARAARPDPASTPWADAEPLRISPQLRRTGSYERRGKPRKVEDRQEARRRLAEVAVKQAAEIAAARARLVTDGVTRLSGLGELDPVSFRLFLQLLGDALATWRPGMTHTVATSNDGSMEIRLTALADGSAAEVLTPGGIFRGPDHTIEIIDLAEGDDGL
- a CDS encoding hypothetical protein (identified by MetaGeneAnnotator; putative;~sequence version:1), translating into MSTPLAEVLDGQHAAELRKAARALLKQPLLLAGGAYADEFRLVRRHASDLREWFDRNTGWSLQVDAETARLGKIPAHLADATHSAREATRSAAPFTRRRYVLLCLALAALERGEAQIALGRLADQVVLDAADPQLAATGIQFTLDRRDERLDLAAVVRLLLGLGVLRRVAGDEEAYVSGAGDVLYDVERRVLAGLLATRRGPSTIRAATLDERLVGLTAETALDSDELRFRAMRRSLTRRLLDDPVLYYDELTDAELGYLTRQRGFLTARITELTGLVAEVRAEGIAMVDPDDDLTDLRMPESGTHGHVTLLLAEYLTRAEGPVVSTADLERRVAGLAAEHGGFWAKSAREPGAEGELVEQAVSRLAALGLVARTPDGVVPRPALARYAVGETVVLEPRTVGTAQVPAQRKAHQR